In Akkermansia muciniphila ATCC BAA-835, the genomic stretch CCTGCTATGCCGCGTTATAACGGCAATTTATGCATGGGGCCGGAATACGGATTTGCCTTTACTCTGGAGAAGAATGGATGGTTCAAGGATGCGGACGTTGCGGTCGTGAAAGCTTCCCGGGACGGCGGCGACAATTCCCATTGGCAGAAAAACGGCCAGGCTTACAGGACGCTGGTGCAGGCCGTCAAGAATGCCTGTGCGGGTGTGGACAGGTCCAAGTATTCCAAAGTGGAGTTTGCCGGGCTTTTGTATTTGCAGGGGGAAAGCAATGCCGGAACTTCCGTTCCGGAGAGCGCTTCCCGCTTTCTGGAACTTCTGGGCAATCTGGCGGCAGATCTGAAACCGTACGGGGATACATCTGCACTGGCCGCGCAGAAAGCCGTCCTTGGAGAAAATGCCAATTGGGCCGGAAAGAATGAATCTGATCCGGAAACGGGTAACCTTACCGGCAGCCTGGAAGGACGCGATACGGAAGTTCAGGGAAAGACAACCCGCCAGGTGATGAAGGATCTGGCAGAATCCCGTCCATCCCTGGGCTATGCCCCTACCCGAGATCTTCCCAAACTGACCGCAGGAGATCAAATGGGAGTGCATTACAGCGGCCAGTCTCAGATCAGCATAGGAGCCCGTTTTGCTTATGAAGCCGCCCGGATGGCCGGGAAGGATACCGGCTCCGTGCGAAGCGGTCGTTACGATCTTCCCCTGGGTTCTCCGGACGCGTGGATGAACCGGAAAATGCCGGGGAAGAACGTATGCGTGTGGAATGTGGCTTCTTCCGTAAAACCCAGCCTGGTGTCAGGGGTGGTGAAGTTGTTTGGTATCCGTGTGGAGGATCCGGCCGTCAAGACTGTTATCGTCCGGAGCAAGGGAAGTTCCGGAGACCGTTTGGTAATCGGGCCGGGAGGTATTCGCCTGGCGGAGGGGAAAAATTTGCAGTTGAGGACGAATGTACAGCTGGCGGGCCGGCAGTCCTGGAATATTCCGGGTGGTTCTGCCGTGGAGATTAAGCCCTCGCCGGTTCAGGAAAAAGCCATGCCTGTCCGTTTGTCCGGCCAGGCGGAGGTGCATGTAACCCAAGCGGAAGGCGGCGGAGAAACGGCGGAAGCGGCCCGCGTCGTATTGGAACAGGTGCTGCCCTCTGCCCTGAAATGTTCCTGGACGTTGTCCGGAAAGGTGGAGAT encodes the following:
- a CDS encoding sialate O-acetylesterase, whose amino-acid sequence is MKIFLLTGQSNSLGAVKGSPASPELLKKYEPKETLYWHENFGQREGVFPGASTSWEQVRPAMPRYNGNLCMGPEYGFAFTLEKNGWFKDADVAVVKASRDGGDNSHWQKNGQAYRTLVQAVKNACAGVDRSKYSKVEFAGLLYLQGESNAGTSVPESASRFLELLGNLAADLKPYGDTSALAAQKAVLGENANWAGKNESDPETGNLTGSLEGRDTEVQGKTTRQVMKDLAESRPSLGYAPTRDLPKLTAGDQMGVHYSGQSQISIGARFAYEAARMAGKDTGSVRSGRYDLPLGSPDAWMNRKMPGKNVCVWNVASSVKPSLVSGVVKLFGIRVEDPAVKTVIVRSKGSSGDRLVIGPGGIRLAEGKNLQLRTNVQLAGRQSWNIPGGSAVEIKPSPVQEKAMPVRLSGQAEVHVTQAEGGGETAEAARVVLEQVLPSALKCSWTLSGKVEMTLKGMEGKAVNLGKVFVKQGAVLNLNGSRPVAGSVVNQGGTVNP